One stretch of Trichomycterus rosablanca isolate fTriRos1 chromosome 3, fTriRos1.hap1, whole genome shotgun sequence DNA includes these proteins:
- the fkbp14 gene encoding peptidyl-prolyl cis-trans isomerase FKBP14, protein MIAELCLCLISSLILCMDGGKLPEPEVTTEVLHKPFLCHRKTKYGDMLLVHYDGFLESNGTMFHSSRQHGDKHPVWFTLGIREVIKGWDKGLQNMCTGEKRKLTIPSSLAYGKEGKGQIPPDSTLVFKIELMEIRNGPRSHESFQEMDLNDDWKLSRAEVKEYLRKEFERHGYPANDTHHETMVEDIFKTEDEDEDGFISAREFTYKHDEL, encoded by the exons ATGATAGCAGAGCTGTGCTTGTGTTTGATCTCATCACTGATTTTATGCATGGATGGAGGAAAACTTCCAGAGCCAGAGGTGACCACTGAGGTCCTGCACAAACCCTTTCTGTGCCACCGCAAAACCAAGTATGGGGACATGCTGCTGGTGCATTACGATGGATTTCTGGAGAGTAACGGGACCATGTTCCATTCCAG CCGCCAGCACGGAGATAAACACCCAGTGTGGTTCACGCTGGGGATCCGGGAGGTCATCAAGGGATGGGACAAGGGCCTCCAGAACATGTGTACAGGAGAGAAACGGAAACTAACCATCCCATCGTCTCTGGCGTACGGCAAAGAGGGCAAAG GTCAAATCCCACCAGACAGCACCCTGGTGTTTAAAATCGAGCTGATGGAGATCAGGAACGGGCCCCGGTCACACGAGTCGTTTCAGGAGATGGATCTCAACGATGACTGGAAACTCTCCAGAGCTGAG GTGAAAGAGTACCTGCGGAAGGAGTTTGAGAGACACGGATACCCCGCCAACGACACTCATCATGAAACCATGGTGGAGGACATCTTCAAAACggaggatgaggatgaggacGGCTTCATCTCGGCTCGGGAGTTCACTTACAAACACGACGAACTATAA